The Candidatus Bathyarchaeota archaeon genomic interval AAATTCGAAGGCTGTTGCAGGTTTCCCACTCAATATTGCACTGAAAGTTGCGCTCACAGGCCCCAAACCTAGGGGATCCATAACTGAGATTCCTACAGCCCTTGTCTCCGGCCCGACATAATCGTTGAGATGGTCCGGATGAATTAATGCGACCTGCTCCTCTTCGAAACCATTATTCAGAAGTGCCGCCTCAACCTTTCTGAGACCATAAGGTGCATAGTGAGCCAAACCTCCAGAATTCCTAACTGTAGGGTAGAATAGTAGTCTTGTCAGCCAGTGTGGGAAAGGTGGTGTTGGACTGCATGTTCCGAATCCGAGAAACTCCCTGTCATGATGGGTAGTCATCTCTGTTGCCGGTGACGTTAAGACTACCTGTGGATGCCTATTCAACCTTCAACCCATCCAGACCTGATGAGTGTTGGTTGAATATAGCGGGGAACATTTGATCTTTCAGTAAAAGTCAAACCGGAAAATGAAATTTATAAAGTTGTCGAATATTCTTTTTGTCCTCCTCAAGCATGTTATTCCACTCTAGGAATGCGTGCAAAGATCGTAAAAGATCATTATGAAGATGCAAACATGTGAGGGGCGCTTGGGCACTTAACTGATAGCTGAGTCGATTAAGATCTAGATACCCTCAATCGAGACTCTTGTAAAGAATATTGAAAAGAAGTCTTATTCAGTCAATTCTTTGAATACTGGCTGTATTGTCGTAGATAGAACGTTCCCTTAAGCTTCTTGAGTACCATGTCAGCCGCCTCATTGGAGATAGATATTTAAGTAAGCCACAGATCCTAAAATTTTCACTTATCAACACACAAGGTGAATGCAAAATGAATCTTATGAAGTTAAGGATGACCATGATTGGAACTGTCACACTCCTCATAGCAGTCTCCACACTATTCTTCGCAATCATACTCAGTCTGGTAGGTGTGACAAACCTTCTAGCCTTGGCACTTCTAGTCATCATGTTCAACGTGGTTCAGTGGCTGATCGCACCCTTCATGATAGATGCCCTATACAGAGTTGAGGAGGTCTCGAAGACTGACAGCCCCAGACTACACAGCATCGTCGGCAGGCTGAGTCAACGGTTAGGATTGAAGATGCCAAGGGTTATGATAGCGAACATTCCTATACCGAACGCATTCGCCTACGGCTCACCCATAGCTGGAAGTAGGGTTGCAGTTACAAGAGGTTTACTGAAGGAACTTGAGGAAGAGGAGGTTGAGGCTGTCCTAGGCCATGAACTCGGGCACCTCAAGAATAGGGATGTCCAGGTTATGATGTTCGCCTCAGTCCTGCCAGCCATCTTCTACTACATAGGCTACTCGATGATGGCCTCCTCCTGGTATGGAGGGAGCAGGGATAGGGAGGGAGGCAGCGCCGCACCAGCACTCATAGGCATGGTGAGCATGGCGATATACTGGGTTCTAACCCTATTCGTCATGGGCCTGAGCAGACTTAGAGAGTACTATGCAGACCAGAGGAGTGTCTCAATAGTCGAGGACGGGGCCCGAAAACTCTCAGAGGCCCTAGCTAAGATAGTCTCATCGACAAGCAGAATGAAGAAGTATGGGGATGCAACGCCCACAATGAGCAGTTTCAAAGCGTTATTCATCGAGGACCCGGATAGCGTCGAACGTGACCAAGCCGCTATATCGAGCAGACTCTTCAAGACAGACCAGCAGCTGGTTCAAGAGATCCTCTCCAGAAAAGTTACCCTGACCGACAGAATCTTAGAGTTGCTGTCTACACATCCAAACATTGTTAAGCGCATCAGAGCGTTACAGAGCCTATGATGAAACAAATCGAGAACTCTGAGCTACTTGGATAGTCGACCGACAGGTATCAAGTAGAGTGGCTGCTCATTATCAGGAAGGTTCAGGATAGCCTTCACTCTATCATCATAGAAGGCCCCTACAGTGACCGCTCCAAGATTGAGGGCAGTAGCCTGCAGGCAAAGATTCTGAGCGGCATGTCCAACCTCAATGTGAACATATCTGACACCTCTCTCCCCATATTTTATGGTGGTCCTCTCATATACTGCCGTGATAACAATGGTGGCAGGGGCGTTGCCGACCCAAGATTGGCCCAAGGCAGCGTCGCATAGATCCCTCCTCCTATCGCCTTCCAGAACCATCGTCAAAGCATGTGAATTTGGAATATACTTGTAGGCACCTTCAGGCAAACCTTCAATATCACCAGCCACAACATAAACCTCTAAAGGGTATAGGCCTCCAGCGGATGGAGCTGTTCTTAAACCCCTAGGGTCAGTCACGCCCTGAGCGGCCCATAACAGTTGGGAGAGCTCCTGCAATTTTAAGGGTTCCCTACTGTAATCTCTTATTGACCTCCTCTTGGCTAGGGCGAGCTCAAGTGAGTAGTCGCTATCAAATCTTGGATATGGCAGAGATATTTGATTTCCAGTCTCCTGCACCTGAATCCTTCCAGGCTTTCCATACCATAGAATCGTATAGGCCAATACTGATGGGATTGTTATGCCGACCAGCAAGATTGCTGCGATAACCCCCCTATTCAGACAAGATTCACCTCCACCATAAAAGGTAGATACTCTGACTATTACATTTTCGGCTGTGTGATAG includes:
- a CDS encoding M48 family metalloprotease; the encoded protein is MNLMKLRMTMIGTVTLLIAVSTLFFAIILSLVGVTNLLALALLVIMFNVVQWLIAPFMIDALYRVEEVSKTDSPRLHSIVGRLSQRLGLKMPRVMIANIPIPNAFAYGSPIAGSRVAVTRGLLKELEEEEVEAVLGHELGHLKNRDVQVMMFASVLPAIFYYIGYSMMASSWYGGSRDREGGSAAPALIGMVSMAIYWVLTLFVMGLSRLREYYADQRSVSIVEDGARKLSEALAKIVSSTSRMKKYGDATPTMSSFKALFIEDPDSVERDQAAISSRLFKTDQQLVQEILSRKVTLTDRILELLSTHPNIVKRIRALQSL
- a CDS encoding SagB/ThcOx family dehydrogenase; the encoded protein is MNRGVIAAILLVGITIPSVLAYTILWYGKPGRIQVQETGNQISLPYPRFDSDYSLELALAKRRSIRDYSREPLKLQELSQLLWAAQGVTDPRGLRTAPSAGGLYPLEVYVVAGDIEGLPEGAYKYIPNSHALTMVLEGDRRRDLCDAALGQSWVGNAPATIVITAVYERTTIKYGERGVRYVHIEVGHAAQNLCLQATALNLGAVTVGAFYDDRVKAILNLPDNEQPLYLIPVGRLSK